The bacterium DNA segment ACCGGAGATTTTCTTGCTTCTCTATCTGTTGCGTCATGGCGAAACCGCCTGGAACGCCGAGCGCCGCATCCAGGGCGTATCGGATACGCCCCTGAACGAAGTCGGCCGCGCCCAGGCAGAAGCGCTGGTCACGGCGTTGAAGGATCGCCCGATCGAATTCGTCGCCACAAGCCCCCTGCGGCGCGCCCGTGAGACGGCGGAGATCCTTGCGGAGGCACTCTCGGTTTCCATCGAGGAGGTGCCCGGCCTCTCCGAGCTGGATCAGGGGGAACTCGAAGGCAAGAAAATCGAGGAGCTTCAAGAGGGGTACAACGGTTTTTTCGACCTGTGGGAACGGACGCCCGCCGCCGTGCGCATGCCGGGCGGGGAGACCCTTGGCGAGCTTCAGGAAAGAGCCTGGGCGGCCATGGAGGAACTTCGCGAGCGCCACGCCGGCCGGACGTTCGCCGCGGTCAGCCACAATCTTGCTATCTCCACCATCTTGTGCCGCATCCTGGGGATGGATCTGAACCAGATCCGCCGCCTCCGGCAGCACAACGCTTCCCTGAATATTGTGGAGCACTCCGGCAAGCGGGGATGGAGCGCGGTCACGGTGAACAGCCTG contains these protein-coding regions:
- a CDS encoding histidine phosphatase family protein; protein product: MLLYLLRHGETAWNAERRIQGVSDTPLNEVGRAQAEALVTALKDRPIEFVATSPLRRARETAEILAEALSVSIEEVPGLSELDQGELEGKKIEELQEGYNGFFDLWERTPAAVRMPGGETLGELQERAWAAMEELRERHAGRTFAAVSHNLAISTILCRILGMDLNQIRRLRQHNASLNIVEHSGKRGWSAVTVNSLAHLREVARTGQNPYL